The proteins below come from a single Falco peregrinus isolate bFalPer1 chromosome Z, bFalPer1.pri, whole genome shotgun sequence genomic window:
- the PDE4D gene encoding cAMP-specific 3',5'-cyclic phosphodiesterase 4D isoform X5, giving the protein MPEANYLLSVSWGYIKFKRMLNRELTHLSEMSRSGNQVSEYISNTFLDKQHEVEIPSPTQKEKEKKKRPMSQISGVKKLMHSSSLTNSSIPRFGVKTDQEDVLAKELEDVNKWGLQVFRVAELSGNRPLTVIMYTIFQERDLLKIFKIPVDTLITYLMTLEDHYHADVAYHNNIHAADVVQSTHVLLSTPALEAVFTDLEILAAIFASAIHDVDHPGVSNQFLINTNSELALMYNDSSVLENHHLAVGFKLLQEENCDIFQNLTKKQRQSLRKMVIDIVLATDMSKHMNLLADLKTMVETKKVTSSGVLLLDNYSDRIQVLQNMVHCADLSNPTKPLHLYRQWTDRIMEEFFRQGDRERERGMEISPMCDKHNASVEKSQVGFIDYIVHPLWETWADLVHPDAQDILDTLEDNREWYQSTIPQSPSPAPDGQEEGRQGQTEKFQFELTLEEDGESDTEKDSGSQVEEDTSCSDSKTLCTQDSESTEIPLDEQVGEEVEEEENHTEPCVVEDHSPHT; this is encoded by the exons atgcCTGAGGCAAACTATTTACTCTCAGTTTCTTGGGGCTACATAAAG tttaaaagAATGCTCAACCGGGAGCTAACCCACCTATCTGAAATGAGCAGGTCGGGCAATCAGGTCTCAGAATACATATCGAACACGTTCTTAG ACAAACAACATGAAGTTGAAATCCCTTCTCCAAcgcaaaaggagaaagagaaaaagaagaggccAATGTCGCAGATCAGTGGAGTCAAAAAACTGATGCATAGCTCCAGCCTCACTAATTCCAGTATTCCCAGATTTGGAGTTAAAACAGACCAAGAGGATGTTCTTGCCAAG GAACTGGAAGATGTGAACAAATGGGGGCTTCAGGTTTTCAGAGTAGCAGAGTTGTCTGGAAACAGACCATTGACTGTCATCATGTACACCATTTTTCAG gaACGGGACttgttgaaaatatttaagattcCAGTAGATACTTTAATAACTTACTTGATGACCCTAGAAGACCATTACCATGCAGATGTGGCATATCACAATAACATACATGCTGCAGATGTTGTTCAGTCAACCCATGTCCTGCTATCAACCCCAGCATTAGAG GCAGTGTTCACAGATTTGGAGATTCTTGCAGCAATTTTTGCCAGTGCAATACATGATGTAGATCATCCTGGGGTTTCAAACCAGTTTCTTATCAACACAA ATTCTGAACTTGCCTTGATGTACAATGACTCATCAGTACTGGAGAATCATCACTTAGCTGTGGGCTtcaagctgctgcaggaagaaaattgtGACATTTTCCAGAATCTGACCAAAAAACAGAGGCAGTCATTGAGGAAAATGGTCATTGACATT GTACTTGCAACAGACATGTCTAAGCATATGAATCTATTGGCTGATTTAAAAACCATGGTAGAAACCAAAAAAGTGACCAGTTCTGGTGTCCTACTTCTTGATAACTATTCAGACCGGATTCAG GTTCTTCAGAATATGGTGCACTGTGCAGATCTAAGCAATCCAACCAAGCCACTTCATCTCTACCGTCAGTGGACAGACAGAATAATGGAGGAATTTTTCCGTCAGGGAGATcgggaaagagaaaggggaatGGAGATAAGTCCCATGTGTGACAAGCACAATGCATCTGTAGAAAAATCACAG GTGGGTTTTATAGACTACATTGTTCATCCTTTGTGGGAGACGTGGGCAGATCTTGTTCACCCAGATGCCCAGGACATCTTAGATACACTGGAGGACAATAGAGAATGGTACCAGAGCACAATCCCTCAAAGTCCCTCTCCTGCACCTGATGGCCAGGAAGAGGGTAGGCAGggccaaactgaaaaattcCAGTTTGAACTAACACTGGAGGAAGATGGTGAGTCAGACACTGAAAAGGACAGTGGAAGTCAAGTAGAAGAAGACACCAGCTGCAGTGACTCAAAGACACTTTGCACCCAGGATTCAGAATCCACTGAAATTCCTCTTGATGAGCAAGTAGGGGAAGAAGTAGAAGAGGAGGAGAACCACACAGAACCTTGTGTGGTAGAAGACCATTCTCCTCACACGTAA